A region of Calditrichota bacterium DNA encodes the following proteins:
- a CDS encoding RNA polymerase sigma factor, which translates to MKVWTVAELGAFYTEHRSELLAHASRILKDSARAEEVIQDALIKVMLAAPELESADHALSYMHRTIENLCIDIFRLEGRRPNLVVLDVATAEVESTWQENKDHSDVIAAADDAAIVRQALAMLSPAERAALVMWEMEGRSTEEIARELGIKESAVRHTVSRARSSLRKVLSELIIDEARGLTALDMLSTTYKKASQLSKKSSKVALSLILVLFAFLGFNSMPTNTGIPALVTEGSESAPEVSPSASAEATTAAVNEEATTPAPATTKARASVENAKSTGLKFPGLDKAGVPTGFTVADTTGALGSAYFTERTPVSTETELIIGQIIKTDSGAANILISQTLT; encoded by the coding sequence CGCCTCTCGAATCCTGAAGGACTCCGCTCGTGCGGAGGAAGTAATCCAAGATGCACTGATCAAGGTCATGCTCGCCGCCCCTGAGCTGGAATCCGCTGATCATGCGCTCTCATACATGCACCGCACGATCGAAAACCTCTGCATCGACATCTTCCGCCTCGAGGGTCGCCGTCCGAACCTCGTCGTTCTAGATGTTGCAACCGCCGAGGTCGAATCAACCTGGCAAGAAAATAAGGACCACTCCGATGTGATTGCCGCTGCCGATGATGCCGCGATCGTCCGCCAGGCTCTAGCAATGCTCTCCCCAGCCGAGCGCGCTGCGCTGGTTATGTGGGAGATGGAAGGCCGTTCTACCGAAGAGATCGCCCGTGAACTTGGCATAAAGGAATCTGCAGTTCGCCACACAGTCTCTCGTGCCCGCTCATCACTCCGCAAAGTTCTCTCCGAACTCATAATCGATGAGGCTCGTGGCCTAACCGCCCTAGACATGCTCTCGACTACATATAAGAAGGCATCCCAACTTTCCAAGAAGTCCTCGAAGGTTGCGCTATCGCTCATCCTGGTTCTTTTCGCCTTCCTTGGCTTCAACTCGATGCCCACCAACACTGGAATTCCGGCTCTCGTAACTGAGGGCTCGGAATCAGCACCTGAGGTATCCCCATCGGCTTCGGCCGAAGCAACCACAGCTGCTGTAAATGAAGAAGCAACCACACCTGCTCCTGCTACGACGAAAGCACGTGCCTCCGTTGAGAATGCAAAGAGCACCGGACTTAAGTTCCCAGGCCTAGATAAGGCCGGGGTACCTACGGGGTTCACGGTTGCTGATACGACTGGGGCGCTCGGAAGTGCCTACTTCACCGAGCGCACCCCCGTATCGACTGAGACGGAATTGATCATCGGACAGATCATCAAGACCGACTCGGGGGCAGCAAACATCCTCATTTCCCAGACCCTGACCA